In Streptomyces paludis, the genomic stretch TCTGGTTGATGTTGTTGCCGACACGGGAGATAGCGGTGCGCAGAGCGGCCAGCTCGTCGATGGCGGCGTCGAGCTGTTCGTTGGTGTGCACGGTGGTCGAACCGCGGGCTGCTGAGAGGCCGGCGGCGGCGAGGAATCGGGCGACGGTGACGGCGCGCTGGTGGGCGGCGGCGGTGATCTCGGTCTTCTCGGAGTCGGAGAGGCGGG encodes the following:
- a CDS encoding plasmid mobilization protein, encoding MPAFPDRAPRRRTRNPSQRTHKTTTRLSDSEKTEITAAAHQRAVTVARFLAAAGLSAARGSTTVHTNEQLDAAIDELAALRTAISRVGNNINQIAFVYNAGGQPRPGELNRALTTVNRVLARVDDAADTLVKKRL